The proteins below are encoded in one region of Myxococcales bacterium:
- a CDS encoding CopD family protein translates to MDLRTLALSIHLYSVMIWFGGSLMASWIAVFFTQSDFAESRAEFYNLIRRAMRSVVTPFLILAWLTGLYILLTAWASTYAKMPWMHTKLTLACLLTGLTGYISATIKKASQGQDKQTAIRISTTVLSLLAALIIALVRFKPF, encoded by the coding sequence ATGGATTTACGCACGCTCGCACTTTCAATTCACTTGTATTCAGTGATGATTTGGTTTGGAGGCTCGCTTATGGCCTCGTGGATTGCTGTGTTTTTCACCCAAAGTGATTTTGCAGAATCACGTGCGGAGTTTTACAACTTGATTCGCCGAGCTATGCGAAGCGTCGTCACACCCTTTCTGATTCTTGCCTGGCTTACTGGCCTCTATATACTGCTAACTGCTTGGGCGAGCACCTACGCTAAAATGCCTTGGATGCATACCAAACTCACCTTGGCGTGTTTGCTCACAGGTCTAACAGGCTACATCTCTGCCACCATCAAAAAAGCTTCACAAGGTCAGGATAAGCAAACCGCGATTCGGATTAGCACAACCGTACTAAGCCTCCTCGCGGCGCTCATCATTGCTCTTGTACGCTTCAAACCTTTCTAA
- a CDS encoding periplasmic heavy metal sensor translates to MNLKRILITSFFLGSAAVLVNPALAQPGPGRGRSGMNRQEFRAQRHAKMVEMRAKLLRDKVGLTEAKAKKAEAVFAKYDKQHQDNRGKIRDAHQRLAKLVASNSTSDAEYTKLIKELGAAHDAMHSIRKAQFAALATVLSPKEEAKLLLEMGRMKKRFHRGKGGPGWGPGAGQCDGSGPCGRGAPPADK, encoded by the coding sequence ATGAACCTTAAACGAATATTGATAACGAGTTTTTTCCTTGGCAGTGCGGCGGTGCTTGTGAATCCCGCATTAGCGCAACCTGGTCCGGGAAGAGGCCGATCGGGCATGAATAGACAAGAGTTTCGAGCACAGCGTCACGCCAAAATGGTTGAGATGCGCGCTAAGCTTCTACGGGACAAAGTAGGACTGACGGAAGCCAAAGCAAAAAAAGCTGAAGCGGTATTTGCAAAATACGACAAACAACACCAAGACAACCGAGGGAAAATTCGTGATGCTCACCAAAGGTTAGCAAAGCTTGTTGCTTCGAATTCGACCAGTGATGCCGAATACACAAAACTCATCAAAGAGCTAGGCGCTGCACATGATGCTATGCATAGCATTCGCAAAGCTCAGTTTGCTGCATTGGCTACTGTGCTTAGTCCCAAGGAAGAAGCCAAGTTGTTGCTTGAAATGGGACGTATGAAAAAACGTTTCCATCGGGGCAAAGGTGGTCCGGGCTGGGGCCCAGGAGCCGGGCAGTGCGACGGTAGCGGTCCATGTGGACGCGGAGCTCCCCCAGCAGATAAATAA
- a CDS encoding sigma-70 family RNA polymerase sigma factor, whose protein sequence is MEPLSAALEQQVLLSAAISGDGIAFRKLVSPHLEMLHRLAARACSDPELAKDAVQESLVLAYMRLSSVKEQGSVRAFLAGITVKRSKTLLRSEKRRAKRQAEYGDRRRYTQPDEMLGAKEMAARVREILASMPSKRSQVAMLRLDAKLSYAEIAEALKISERSARVLLHLAL, encoded by the coding sequence GTGGAACCACTGAGCGCTGCCCTTGAGCAGCAAGTCTTGTTGAGTGCGGCGATTTCAGGTGATGGGATAGCTTTTCGAAAGCTTGTTAGCCCTCATCTTGAAATGCTGCACCGTTTAGCGGCCCGTGCTTGCAGCGATCCGGAGCTCGCTAAAGACGCCGTGCAAGAAAGTCTTGTCCTTGCATACATGCGTTTGTCGTCGGTTAAAGAACAGGGCAGTGTACGGGCGTTTTTGGCAGGTATCACGGTAAAGCGTTCGAAAACTTTGCTGCGCTCAGAAAAGCGACGAGCAAAGCGACAGGCAGAATACGGCGATAGGCGACGGTATACCCAGCCCGATGAAATGCTTGGTGCGAAGGAAATGGCTGCTCGGGTTCGAGAAATTTTGGCAAGCATGCCAAGCAAACGCAGCCAAGTGGCGATGTTGCGTCTTGATGCGAAACTTAGCTACGCAGAGATAGCTGAAGCATTAAAGATAAGTGAACGATCTGCGCGAGTGCTTTTGCATCTTGCTCTTTAA